A single genomic interval of Chloracidobacterium validum harbors:
- a CDS encoding ABC transporter permease yields MWRIGLKMLMGDRAKYFTLVGGVSVVVFLFIQQGSVFCGLIGRTAKPVEAIGAPIWVVDRNLQVVDEFKGLLDTDLLRVRSVEGVKWAVPLFIRQAQVRLPNGKFQAVRLVGIDSATLVGRPPRLLEGRIEDLNAPDAVIVGRAEMERLGSPKIGDTFEINDRRARVVGIADVPRDFLSNPYLYTTFERAVQYVPRERKLMNYILAAPKDGYPVEQVLEGIRQTTGLAAYDEDGMRWLTMNYYMRNTGIPVNIGISLVLVFLVGMAVIGQTFYAFALQNEKYFGALKAMGAGSWTLVGMIVLQSVIVGLIGYGIGVGGGCLVGYWGGQGKGKLAFYTPYQLLIIAFVSTMLICVLSSLLSIQRVLRLEPAVVFRG; encoded by the coding sequence ATGTGGCGCATTGGTTTGAAGATGTTGATGGGCGACCGCGCCAAGTATTTCACGCTGGTTGGCGGGGTCTCGGTGGTCGTGTTTTTGTTCATTCAGCAGGGCTCGGTCTTCTGTGGTTTGATCGGGCGCACGGCCAAGCCGGTCGAAGCCATTGGCGCGCCCATTTGGGTGGTTGACCGCAACTTGCAGGTGGTGGACGAGTTCAAGGGGTTGCTCGACACGGACTTGCTGCGCGTGCGCAGCGTCGAAGGGGTCAAATGGGCCGTGCCCCTGTTCATTCGGCAGGCGCAGGTGCGGCTGCCAAATGGCAAGTTCCAGGCTGTCCGGTTGGTGGGCATTGACAGCGCGACACTGGTTGGGCGGCCGCCACGTTTGCTCGAAGGCCGGATCGAAGACCTCAACGCGCCGGATGCGGTGATTGTCGGGCGGGCGGAAATGGAGCGCCTCGGCAGTCCGAAGATCGGCGACACCTTCGAGATCAACGACCGCCGGGCGCGGGTGGTGGGGATCGCCGACGTGCCGCGCGACTTTCTGTCCAACCCGTATCTCTACACGACGTTCGAGCGAGCGGTGCAGTACGTCCCCCGCGAGCGCAAGCTGATGAACTACATCCTCGCCGCGCCCAAGGATGGCTACCCAGTCGAGCAAGTTCTGGAGGGCATTCGTCAAACAACCGGACTCGCCGCCTATGACGAAGACGGCATGCGGTGGCTGACCATGAACTACTACATGCGCAACACCGGGATTCCGGTCAACATTGGCATCTCACTGGTGCTGGTCTTTTTGGTTGGGATGGCCGTCATCGGGCAGACCTTCTATGCCTTCGCGCTTCAGAATGAAAAGTACTTTGGCGCGCTCAAAGCGATGGGGGCGGGGAGTTGGACGCTGGTGGGCATGATTGTGCTCCAGAGTGTGATTGTGGGGTTGATCGGCTACGGCATTGGCGTGGGCGGCGGCTGTCTGGTCGGGTACTGGGGCGGGCAAGGCAAGGGCAAGCTGGCTTTTTACACGCCCTATCAACTGCTCATCATTGCCTTTGTCTCCACCATGCTGATTTGCGTTCTATCGAGCCTCCTCAGCATCCAGCGGGTGTTGCGCTTGGAACCCGCAGTCGTGTTTCGGGGGTGA
- the puhE gene encoding putative photosynthetic complex assembly protein PuhE: MLGTSLQSPWLLWLGLPVFAVVVWWAATVAIIFACGRPSWRRRVMMASSLLATGALALMPTISHLVTPLGAVLGFLAGIVAWGWFETSYYTGYVVGLDVPPCPPHCRGWRHFVHGVKANLFHELSIFVGFALVWLATPGENQVALWTFTIHWWMHQSAKLNVFFGVRNLNEEYLPEHLRRMTQFFAKRPINWFFPFSVTISTACAHWLFYRALYAADAFTATANGLACVLMALAILEHWWLILPQPVGVWAWGLLSRKPPDIKPTVDVIGGFLGSGKTTLLRNLLPQLGEKTVVLVNEFADIGLDGPRLREGMREGSSQDAPMVELSGGCLCCTLSRNVAATLMRIIHEYGPERILIEPSGAAALGDLLGTLHQPGCREQLGTIRVVAVVDGNQWLTAERPVQAAIDAYVEAAATVVVNKCDGLSQAQLAQIDDRIARHNVTAKVIHTSFGRLDLTDLSDTREDACLGETLPPRLTFEQVSETSTATFDAAALQQVFDDLAAGRYGNVARAKGVFKTAGGWLRLEYAGNTLNLTPCAPAPESSVVVIGRALNHELIARIHGAAVASATASVPVSPAEMAYLPTVISAVNTP; encoded by the coding sequence ATGCTCGGTACAAGTTTGCAAAGCCCCTGGTTGCTCTGGCTTGGATTGCCTGTGTTTGCCGTCGTCGTGTGGTGGGCGGCGACGGTGGCAATTATTTTCGCCTGTGGCCGTCCAAGCTGGCGACGCCGGGTGATGATGGCTTCTTCGCTGCTGGCGACCGGCGCGCTCGCGCTGATGCCCACGATTAGCCACTTGGTGACGCCCCTGGGAGCGGTGCTTGGTTTTTTGGCCGGCATCGTCGCCTGGGGATGGTTTGAGACGAGCTATTACACGGGCTATGTCGTCGGGCTGGATGTGCCACCCTGCCCCCCGCACTGTCGTGGTTGGCGACATTTTGTTCATGGCGTCAAGGCCAACCTGTTTCACGAACTTTCAATTTTCGTTGGGTTTGCGCTCGTCTGGCTGGCCACGCCAGGTGAAAACCAGGTGGCGCTGTGGACGTTCACCATCCACTGGTGGATGCACCAATCTGCCAAGCTCAACGTGTTTTTTGGCGTTCGCAACCTCAATGAGGAATACCTGCCGGAGCACCTGCGCCGGATGACCCAGTTTTTCGCCAAGCGTCCGATCAACTGGTTTTTTCCATTTTCGGTCACGATTTCTACGGCCTGCGCGCACTGGCTGTTTTACCGCGCCCTGTACGCCGCAGATGCCTTTACGGCCACGGCCAACGGCCTGGCCTGCGTCCTGATGGCGCTGGCCATTCTGGAACACTGGTGGCTCATCCTGCCCCAGCCGGTTGGCGTCTGGGCCTGGGGGTTGCTGTCGCGCAAACCGCCTGACATCAAGCCAACCGTAGATGTGATCGGCGGCTTTCTCGGCTCTGGGAAAACCACCTTGCTGCGCAATCTGCTCCCGCAACTCGGTGAAAAAACGGTGGTGCTCGTCAACGAGTTTGCCGACATCGGGCTGGACGGGCCGCGCCTGCGCGAAGGGATGCGCGAAGGGAGCAGTCAGGATGCGCCGATGGTTGAACTCTCTGGCGGCTGCCTGTGCTGCACCCTCTCCCGCAATGTCGCCGCGACACTCATGCGCATCATCCATGAGTACGGGCCGGAGCGCATCCTGATTGAGCCGTCCGGCGCGGCGGCGCTCGGCGACCTCCTGGGGACACTGCATCAACCCGGCTGCCGCGAACAGCTTGGGACTATTCGGGTCGTGGCCGTCGTGGACGGCAACCAGTGGCTCACGGCGGAACGCCCAGTGCAAGCCGCCATTGATGCCTATGTCGAAGCCGCAGCAACCGTGGTCGTCAACAAGTGCGATGGCTTGTCACAGGCACAACTTGCCCAGATTGACGACCGCATTGCCCGCCACAACGTCACGGCCAAGGTGATTCACACCAGCTTTGGGCGACTCGACCTCACCGACCTCAGCGACACCCGCGAAGATGCTTGCCTGGGCGAAACCCTGCCGCCCCGGCTGACCTTCGAGCAAGTTTCGGAAACCTCCACTGCCACCTTTGACGCGGCCGCGTTACAGCAAGTCTTTGACGACTTGGCTGCCGGGCGCTACGGCAACGTCGCGCGGGCCAAAGGGGTCTTCAAAACGGCAGGCGGCTGGCTGCGTCTGGAATACGCCGGCAACACGCTCAATCTCACCCCCTGCGCCCCAGCGCCAGAAAGCTCGGTGGTCGTCATCGGGCGCGCGCTCAACCATGAACTCATTGCCCGGATTCACGGCGCGGCCGTTGCATCGGCAACCGCCTCAGTGCCCGTTTCACCAGCCGAGATGGCTTACCTTCCCACAGTGATTTCGGCAGTCAACACGCCTTGA
- a CDS encoding response regulator transcription factor, whose product MPAPDAVVYVVDDDESVRQSLGNLLRSAGLAVELFPSAAAFLAKWRRDSPGCLVLDVRLPGTSGLDLQTQLTAARISLPIIFITGHGDIQMSVRAMKAGAIEFLTKPFRDEDLLAAIEQALARDREAHRQRAELAAWQARYASLTAREREVMALVVAGRLNKQIAAELGTSEITVKVHRGQVMRKMQVDSLPELVRLAERLGIGGDPSGAQTRLPEEGTPYR is encoded by the coding sequence ATGCCTGCTCCAGATGCCGTTGTGTACGTCGTGGATGACGATGAATCCGTCCGCCAATCGCTGGGAAACCTGCTGCGTTCGGCCGGGCTGGCTGTTGAGCTGTTTCCTTCGGCCGCCGCTTTTCTAGCGAAGTGGCGGAGGGACAGTCCCGGTTGTCTGGTACTGGACGTGCGTTTGCCGGGGACGAGCGGCCTCGACCTTCAAACCCAACTGACGGCTGCCAGGATCAGCCTTCCGATTATTTTCATCACCGGCCACGGTGATATTCAGATGTCCGTTCGGGCGATGAAGGCTGGAGCCATCGAATTTTTGACGAAACCGTTTCGGGATGAAGACCTGCTTGCCGCTATCGAGCAAGCGCTCGCGCGTGACCGGGAAGCCCACCGCCAACGCGCCGAGTTGGCAGCCTGGCAGGCCCGCTATGCGTCGCTGACTGCGCGTGAGCGGGAAGTCATGGCGCTGGTGGTCGCCGGGCGGCTCAATAAGCAAATCGCCGCCGAGCTTGGAACAAGTGAAATTACGGTCAAGGTTCACCGCGGGCAGGTTATGCGCAAAATGCAAGTTGATTCGCTCCCGGAATTAGTGCGATTGGCAGAGCGTTTGGGCATTGGTGGTGATCCCTCCGGTGCCCAGACACGACTGCCCGAAGAAGGCACGCCGTACCGCTAG
- a CDS encoding MATE family efflux transporter: MTADTPNHRVASHYTAHIKLALPVMFSQMGHLVVQMTDSIMLGHYDTTALAASSFGQSVFVVGLVFSIGFTLALTPLVGAARGANDIAAAARWLKNGAAINLAVGLLVTLLLLGAYPWLDHMGQTPQVTADAKPYYLLLVASLLPIVAFQIFRQFTEGLGNTRIAVAITGLEVLLNVGLNYALIFGNWGFPRLGIVGAGLATLAVRVAMPLAFALFFVKLSLFAPYRAALRQARWQMAAARQYLNLGVPLGGQFVLEVGAFAAGALMMGWLGEAAQAAHQIAIGIASFTFMGASGIAAATTIRVSHYLGAGEQRVMRAAGFAGAHVVLAYMGMTAVIILALRNRLPAIYTQDSAVISLSAKLLTFAAAFQVVDGLQVVMLAALRALTDAIVPTLLACVAYLLVTIPVSYGLAFHLGWREAGIWMGYVIGLALAAGMFFVRFHLLSRVPGQPPA; this comes from the coding sequence ATGACGGCAGATACGCCCAACCACCGGGTGGCAAGTCACTACACCGCCCACATCAAACTCGCCCTGCCCGTCATGTTTTCGCAGATGGGGCACCTGGTGGTGCAGATGACCGACAGCATCATGCTGGGACACTACGACACGACCGCGCTGGCGGCCTCGTCGTTTGGGCAGAGCGTCTTTGTCGTCGGGCTGGTCTTTTCAATCGGCTTTACGCTGGCGTTGACGCCGCTCGTGGGGGCCGCCCGCGGGGCAAACGACATTGCGGCCGCGGCCCGGTGGCTCAAAAACGGCGCGGCTATCAACTTGGCGGTTGGGCTGCTCGTGACCCTGCTTCTATTGGGAGCCTATCCATGGCTCGACCACATGGGCCAAACGCCACAGGTGACGGCGGACGCCAAGCCCTATTACCTGCTCCTGGTGGCGTCGCTCCTCCCGATTGTCGCCTTCCAAATCTTTCGGCAGTTCACCGAAGGACTGGGCAACACGCGGATTGCGGTCGCTATTACGGGACTGGAAGTACTACTCAATGTTGGGCTGAACTACGCGCTGATTTTTGGAAACTGGGGCTTTCCCCGTCTGGGCATCGTCGGGGCCGGACTGGCGACGCTGGCCGTACGTGTGGCCATGCCACTGGCGTTTGCGCTCTTCTTCGTCAAATTGAGCCTGTTTGCGCCTTACCGGGCCGCTTTACGGCAGGCCCGGTGGCAGATGGCTGCTGCACGGCAGTACCTGAACCTCGGCGTGCCGCTTGGCGGGCAGTTCGTCCTCGAAGTCGGCGCCTTCGCGGCCGGGGCGCTGATGATGGGATGGCTAGGCGAAGCCGCCCAAGCAGCGCACCAAATTGCCATAGGGATTGCATCATTCACCTTCATGGGAGCATCGGGCATTGCCGCCGCCACGACAATCCGGGTGAGCCACTACCTCGGCGCGGGTGAGCAGCGGGTCATGCGCGCGGCCGGCTTTGCCGGTGCCCATGTCGTGTTGGCCTACATGGGCATGACGGCTGTGATCATCCTGGCGCTCCGCAACCGGCTACCAGCGATATACACCCAGGACTCGGCCGTTATTAGCCTCTCGGCCAAGCTGCTGACCTTTGCGGCGGCCTTTCAGGTGGTTGACGGACTCCAGGTGGTGATGCTGGCTGCGTTGCGTGCCCTGACCGACGCCATCGTGCCTACTCTGTTGGCCTGTGTGGCTTACTTGCTCGTCACCATACCGGTCAGCTATGGGCTGGCCTTCCACCTTGGCTGGCGCGAAGCCGGTATCTGGATGGGGTATGTTATCGGACTCGCGCTGGCAGCCGGAATGTTTTTCGTTCGCTTCCACCTCCTGAGCCGCGTGCCGGGGCAGCCGCCAGCCTAG
- the ispG gene encoding flavodoxin-dependent (E)-4-hydroxy-3-methylbut-2-enyl-diphosphate synthase, translating to MAIALRRTSVPVNVGGVIIGGGAPVVVQSMTNTDTADVAATVEQVAALHAAGSEIVRITVNDRDAAAAVPEIVRGLRRRGVEVPLVGDFHYNGHTLLRDFPETARLLAKYRINPGNVGFGKKHDENFKAIIELAIQYEKPVRIGVNWGSLDQSMLARMMDENARREAPLSAREVMLEAMCASALESAELAESIGLPHDRIIISTKISEVQDLVEVYRAIAARCDYPLHVGLTEAGMGAKGIVASAIGIGLLLQDGIGDTIRVSLTPTPGGDRTEEVRVAQTILQTMGIRSFTPLVTACPGCGRTTSTLFQEMAQDIQTYLREQMPIWKTRYPGVEALKVAVMGCIVNGPGESKHADLGISLPGTGEDPKAPVFVDGVKTTTLEGEQIVPAFIEILNRYVERRFGQSN from the coding sequence ATGGCTATCGCTCTCCGTCGCACTTCGGTTCCGGTCAATGTCGGTGGCGTCATCATTGGCGGTGGCGCACCGGTCGTGGTGCAGTCCATGACCAACACCGACACGGCCGATGTTGCCGCCACCGTCGAGCAAGTCGCGGCGCTCCATGCGGCCGGCTCAGAAATCGTCCGCATCACGGTCAATGACCGGGATGCGGCCGCGGCTGTCCCGGAAATTGTCCGGGGCTTGCGCCGGCGTGGCGTAGAGGTACCGTTGGTGGGTGACTTTCACTACAACGGACACACGCTGTTGCGTGATTTTCCAGAAACGGCCCGGCTACTGGCCAAGTACCGCATCAATCCTGGGAATGTCGGCTTTGGCAAAAAGCATGACGAGAACTTCAAAGCCATCATCGAGCTGGCTATCCAGTATGAAAAACCAGTTCGGATCGGGGTGAACTGGGGTTCGCTGGACCAGTCCATGCTTGCCCGGATGATGGATGAAAACGCCCGACGCGAGGCTCCGCTTTCCGCCCGCGAGGTCATGCTCGAAGCCATGTGCGCCAGCGCGCTTGAATCGGCCGAGCTGGCGGAATCCATTGGCCTACCGCATGACCGCATCATCATCAGCACGAAAATTTCAGAGGTGCAAGACCTCGTCGAAGTCTATCGGGCGATTGCCGCGCGGTGCGACTACCCCTTGCATGTCGGGCTGACCGAGGCCGGGATGGGCGCGAAGGGCATCGTCGCCAGTGCCATTGGTATTGGCTTGCTGCTCCAGGATGGCATCGGCGATACGATTCGCGTGTCGCTGACGCCCACCCCAGGCGGCGACCGAACGGAAGAAGTGCGGGTTGCCCAGACGATTCTGCAAACCATGGGGATTCGCAGCTTTACACCACTGGTGACGGCTTGTCCGGGGTGCGGGCGGACGACCAGTACGCTCTTTCAGGAAATGGCCCAGGACATTCAAACCTATCTGCGCGAACAGATGCCCATCTGGAAAACGCGCTACCCAGGCGTCGAAGCCCTCAAGGTGGCCGTCATGGGCTGTATCGTCAACGGCCCGGGTGAATCCAAGCACGCCGACCTTGGAATTTCACTGCCGGGAACGGGTGAGGACCCGAAAGCGCCCGTGTTTGTGGATGGCGTCAAGACCACGACGCTCGAAGGCGAGCAGATTGTCCCGGCCTTTATTGAAATTTTGAACCGCTACGTCGAGCGGCGCTTCGGTCAATCCAACTGA
- a CDS encoding ABC transporter ATP-binding protein, which translates to MVQASAGVAPSVAAVASAASLQHVNKSFGVGNTYLPVLKDINLEIRRGELLLLVGPSGCGKTTLLSVLAGILDVDNGVVDVFGTRVDQLSQSRKTIFRQQTIGFIFQQFNLIPTLTATENVAVPLVIQRRPYAEAIERAKHYLELVGLGDRLDHFPTQLSGGQQQRVAIARALVAEPRLVVCDEPTAALDGATGHMVMEMFRKVALSAERAIVVVTHDNRIFSYGDRIAEMLDGRIVDIHDNPDHVK; encoded by the coding sequence ATGGTACAGGCTTCGGCTGGCGTTGCCCCATCGGTTGCTGCGGTCGCCTCGGCCGCATCACTTCAACATGTCAACAAGAGCTTTGGGGTGGGGAACACCTACTTGCCGGTGCTCAAGGATATCAACCTTGAAATTCGCCGGGGTGAGCTGCTGTTGTTGGTCGGCCCGTCAGGTTGCGGGAAAACGACGCTGCTATCGGTTCTGGCCGGCATTCTCGACGTGGATAACGGGGTCGTGGATGTCTTTGGCACGCGCGTTGACCAGCTTTCTCAGTCTAGGAAAACCATCTTTCGGCAGCAGACCATTGGCTTCATCTTTCAGCAGTTCAATTTGATTCCGACGCTGACGGCGACCGAAAACGTCGCGGTGCCACTGGTCATTCAGCGCCGGCCCTACGCCGAGGCTATCGAGCGAGCGAAGCACTACCTGGAACTGGTTGGCTTGGGCGACCGGTTGGACCATTTCCCAACACAGCTTTCAGGTGGACAGCAGCAGCGGGTCGCCATTGCGCGGGCGCTGGTTGCCGAGCCGCGCCTGGTGGTGTGCGATGAGCCAACGGCGGCGCTCGATGGCGCGACCGGACACATGGTCATGGAGATGTTTCGCAAGGTAGCCCTGAGCGCCGAGCGCGCCATTGTCGTCGTCACCCACGACAATCGAATCTTTTCCTATGGCGACCGGATCGCCGAAATGCTGGATGGGCGCATCGTGGACATCCATGACAACCCTGACCACGTCAAGTGA
- a CDS encoding DUF4118 domain-containing protein: MRFLRSIRPKVVDCGRLAAPYVIGSLGVGLLTAAGFYWQIHSTTVALLYLIGIVLVALNAGLAPSIYVALLSYLCLDSFFTAPLFRPAMNQPLDFVAPVAFLTTAYTINRLINRNRQSFLEIQMLRDELRLVMDTIPGLVWSGSPNGSVELLNQRWAEFIGEPLNRGQDWETLLPVHPADAEHFTRAWHQARQSQEPLDVEVRVRHASGVYRRLWLQVVPRCDAEGRVVTWYGLGTDIEDWRQAEEASERLRSALAHVARLTTLGELTASIAHEINQPLAAIVNNGSACLRWLAAEPPNLAEARTTVAAVIRDGNQAADIIARIRALARKTPAEKCWFDLRPAMQEVVLLLRPEVAAKGATLQMEVAEAMPPVLGDRVQCQQVVLNLVMNALEALPPTANGPREIRIRARPDEADQVVVAVSDTGVGLDGVNPDGHL; encoded by the coding sequence ATGAGGTTTTTACGGAGCATTCGCCCAAAAGTCGTTGATTGTGGTCGCCTGGCTGCGCCCTACGTCATTGGGAGCCTGGGGGTTGGCTTGCTAACGGCGGCGGGTTTCTACTGGCAGATCCACTCGACGACGGTCGCGCTGCTGTATCTCATCGGGATTGTCCTGGTGGCGCTCAACGCCGGACTGGCTCCATCCATCTACGTGGCTTTGCTGTCCTACCTCTGCCTGGATTCGTTTTTTACAGCGCCGCTTTTTCGTCCGGCGATGAACCAGCCGTTGGATTTCGTCGCGCCGGTTGCTTTTCTGACGACGGCCTACACGATCAACCGACTGATCAACCGCAATCGTCAATCGTTTCTGGAAATCCAGATGTTGCGCGATGAGCTGCGGCTGGTGATGGATACCATCCCCGGCTTGGTCTGGAGCGGGTCGCCGAATGGTTCGGTGGAGTTGCTCAATCAGCGGTGGGCCGAGTTCATTGGTGAGCCGCTCAACCGTGGGCAGGACTGGGAAACCCTCCTGCCCGTGCATCCGGCGGACGCCGAACACTTCACCAGGGCCTGGCATCAGGCGCGTCAAAGCCAGGAACCGCTCGATGTCGAGGTGCGCGTCCGGCATGCCTCGGGTGTCTATCGCCGCTTATGGTTGCAGGTCGTCCCGCGCTGTGATGCGGAAGGGCGGGTCGTCACTTGGTACGGTCTGGGAACCGACATCGAAGATTGGCGCCAAGCCGAGGAGGCGTCGGAACGGTTGCGGTCGGCGTTGGCGCATGTTGCCCGGCTGACGACGCTGGGTGAGTTGACGGCTTCCATTGCCCATGAGATCAACCAGCCGCTGGCCGCTATTGTCAACAACGGCAGCGCCTGCCTGCGTTGGCTGGCGGCTGAACCGCCGAATCTGGCCGAAGCGCGGACGACGGTAGCAGCGGTCATCCGCGACGGGAATCAAGCGGCCGACATCATCGCCCGAATTCGCGCACTGGCGCGTAAGACCCCAGCCGAAAAGTGCTGGTTTGACCTGCGACCGGCCATGCAGGAAGTCGTCCTCTTGTTGCGCCCGGAAGTCGCCGCAAAGGGGGCGACGCTCCAGATGGAGGTTGCCGAGGCGATGCCACCGGTGCTGGGAGACCGCGTCCAGTGTCAACAAGTCGTGCTCAATTTGGTGATGAATGCCCTGGAAGCGCTCCCCCCGACTGCCAATGGCCCGCGCGAGATTCGAATTCGCGCGCGGCCGGATGAAGCTGACCAAGTGGTGGTCGCAGTGTCTGACACGGGCGTTGGTCTCGACGGCGTCAACCCGGATGGCCATCTTTGA
- a CDS encoding HlyD family secretion protein: MIKKTLSIVLPLVGLGFAIWWVIVTARQPMAAPPVSPPAESQFDRRIAGAGLIEAATRNINVAPPLPGLVTAVFVRENDVVRAGDRLYQIDDREQRARLVSAEANIVRAEAAVSTAKADIANGQEAIRSAQANLKSARANVMALEAQLADAEQIVARNEKLYAAGDVAERVLISSRAARDAAQARVAQAQAQVTQAQAQVTQAEAQVRSAEARLQEAEAQVGVLRAQRAELAVNLSRLTVTAPQAGKVLQVNVRVGETLPMTPTTPPILLGDTEYLQLRVDVDEINAPRIKPNLRATASLKGDATKTVDLEFVRIDPYILPKRSLTGDNAERVDVRVLQVIYRFKPPAFPVYVGQQMDVFIDAE, from the coding sequence GTGATTAAGAAAACGCTGTCTATTGTCTTGCCGCTTGTGGGCTTGGGTTTTGCCATCTGGTGGGTGATTGTGACGGCGCGGCAGCCGATGGCTGCCCCACCTGTATCGCCGCCGGCCGAGAGCCAGTTTGACCGCCGCATTGCCGGTGCGGGTCTCATCGAGGCCGCGACGCGCAATATCAACGTCGCGCCGCCGTTGCCCGGACTCGTGACGGCTGTTTTCGTCCGGGAAAACGATGTTGTCCGGGCTGGCGACCGGCTGTACCAGATTGACGACCGGGAGCAGCGAGCACGACTGGTCAGCGCCGAGGCCAACATCGTTCGGGCTGAGGCGGCGGTGTCCACGGCAAAAGCCGATATTGCCAATGGTCAGGAAGCGATTCGGTCGGCGCAGGCGAATCTCAAAAGCGCCCGTGCCAATGTGATGGCGCTGGAAGCCCAACTGGCCGACGCCGAGCAAATCGTCGCCCGCAATGAAAAGTTATATGCCGCCGGTGACGTTGCCGAGCGGGTATTGATTTCCAGCCGCGCGGCGCGGGATGCTGCGCAGGCGCGAGTCGCCCAAGCCCAAGCCCAAGTGACCCAGGCGCAAGCTCAAGTCACGCAGGCAGAAGCCCAGGTGCGGAGCGCCGAAGCCCGCTTGCAGGAGGCCGAAGCGCAGGTTGGCGTGTTGCGCGCCCAGCGGGCCGAGTTGGCCGTGAACCTGTCACGCCTGACCGTGACGGCGCCGCAGGCCGGCAAAGTTCTTCAGGTCAACGTGCGCGTAGGCGAGACCCTGCCAATGACCCCGACGACGCCGCCGATCCTGCTCGGTGACACGGAGTATTTGCAACTGCGTGTGGATGTTGATGAAATCAACGCGCCCCGCATCAAGCCAAACCTCAGGGCAACAGCGAGCCTCAAGGGTGATGCCACCAAGACCGTGGATTTAGAGTTCGTGCGGATTGATCCGTACATTCTGCCCAAGCGCAGCCTGACCGGCGACAATGCCGAGCGTGTGGATGTGCGCGTCCTGCAAGTCATCTACCGGTTCAAGCCGCCGGCCTTTCCGGTGTATGTCGGGCAGCAAATGGATGTCTTTATTGACGCCGAGTGA
- a CDS encoding haloalkane dehalogenase: protein MTDIAALRAPDECFANLPDFPFAPHYIEVNGLRMHYVDEGPRDAAETVLLLHGEPSWCFLYRKMIPILVAAGHRVIAPDLIGFGRSDKLPRREDYSYRFHVTQMTRLVEQLGLQRITLFGQDWGGLIGLRVAVALEPRFARIVVGNTGLPTGDHPLPEAFFRWRAYSQTTPVFHAGGIVKGACATDLSPEVIAAYDAPFPDERYLAGARAFPMLVPTTPDDPEAPANRQAWQALQQWKKPFLTAFSDSDPVTKGGEQVFQKLIPGAHGQPHVTILGAGHFLQEDKGEELAHVIAAWIAQTPHP, encoded by the coding sequence ATGACCGACATAGCCGCCCTACGCGCGCCGGACGAATGCTTTGCCAACCTCCCCGACTTCCCCTTCGCTCCGCATTACATCGAAGTGAATGGCTTGCGCATGCATTACGTGGATGAGGGTCCACGCGACGCGGCAGAAACCGTTTTGCTGCTTCACGGAGAGCCATCGTGGTGCTTTTTGTACCGCAAGATGATTCCGATTCTGGTTGCGGCCGGCCACCGCGTCATTGCGCCAGACCTCATCGGCTTTGGGCGCTCTGACAAACTGCCCCGCCGTGAGGACTACAGCTATCGCTTTCACGTCACCCAGATGACGCGGTTGGTCGAGCAGCTCGGTCTCCAGCGCATCACGCTCTTTGGGCAGGACTGGGGCGGACTGATCGGGCTGCGGGTCGCCGTGGCGCTTGAGCCACGCTTCGCGCGCATCGTGGTGGGCAATACGGGGTTGCCGACGGGCGACCACCCGCTGCCGGAAGCCTTCTTCCGGTGGCGGGCGTACTCGCAAACGACACCTGTCTTCCACGCCGGTGGCATCGTCAAAGGCGCCTGCGCAACCGACCTGTCACCAGAGGTCATTGCCGCCTACGATGCGCCTTTTCCCGACGAACGCTACCTGGCCGGCGCACGCGCCTTTCCCATGCTCGTCCCGACGACGCCCGACGATCCCGAAGCGCCGGCCAATCGGCAAGCCTGGCAAGCCCTTCAGCAGTGGAAGAAGCCGTTTCTCACTGCCTTCAGTGACAGCGACCCGGTCACGAAGGGCGGCGAACAGGTATTCCAAAAACTTATCCCCGGTGCGCATGGACAGCCCCATGTAACGATTTTGGGGGCCGGGCATTTTTTACAGGAAGACAAAGGCGAGGAACTGGCCCACGTCATCGCGGCCTGGATCGCCCAGACACCACACCCGTAG
- a CDS encoding ATP-binding protein, with protein MAIFEAFYTTKPHGLGLGLAICRSIVEDHGGRLWVIPNDGPGVTFQFTLAARA; from the coding sequence ATGGCCATCTTTGAGGCGTTTTACACGACCAAGCCCCACGGGCTGGGGCTTGGCCTCGCGATTTGTCGCTCGATTGTTGAAGATCACGGCGGACGCCTGTGGGTCATTCCAAACGACGGCCCTGGCGTGACCTTTCAGTTTACCCTTGCGGCGCGTGCCTGA